Proteins encoded in a region of the Brevinematales bacterium genome:
- a CDS encoding NAD(P)-dependent glycerol-3-phosphate dehydrogenase translates to MRIGLIGAGSWGIALAVVFSDRNNVRLWVRKVETLEYILKHRESPDYLKGVRIPDSVNVTNSCEDMSDRDVIFVVVPSKYLRQTLRLFKGVIDDKPIISCTKGIEVESVSFPTDIIKEEIGSRVVGVLSGPSFAEEVARKLPCAITLSTSDDRVTSTIQSSISTSYFRVYGWNDIRGMEIAGSYKNVIAISAGIIDGLELGYNAKASLITRGLSEIVRLGVRLGGKLETFYGLAGIGDLILTCTGRYSRNRQLGEMIAKGVKPEDFISSSKMIPEGYYNVVSIKKLSEKQGVELPIANEVYEIIYNNKNPLNSLRDLMSRQLKLEF, encoded by the coding sequence ATGAGGATAGGTTTAATAGGGGCAGGTAGCTGGGGAATTGCTTTGGCTGTTGTTTTTTCAGATAGAAATAATGTCAGACTTTGGGTGAGAAAGGTAGAGACCTTGGAATATATTTTAAAACACAGAGAAAGTCCTGATTATCTTAAGGGGGTAAGGATACCAGATAGCGTAAATGTGACTAATTCTTGTGAAGATATGTCTGACAGAGATGTTATATTTGTGGTTGTGCCTTCAAAATATCTAAGACAAACTTTGAGACTTTTTAAAGGTGTTATTGATGACAAACCTATAATAAGTTGTACAAAAGGCATAGAAGTAGAGAGTGTTAGCTTTCCTACAGATATAATAAAAGAAGAAATAGGTAGTAGAGTAGTGGGGGTTTTATCTGGACCTAGTTTTGCTGAAGAAGTTGCTAGAAAACTACCTTGCGCTATAACTTTGTCTACTTCTGATGATAGGGTTACATCTACTATTCAATCCTCTATAAGTACAAGTTATTTCAGGGTTTACGGTTGGAATGATATAAGAGGTATGGAAATAGCAGGTTCTTACAAGAATGTTATTGCTATATCTGCTGGTATTATAGATGGTCTTGAACTTGGTTACAATGCTAAAGCCTCTCTTATAACAAGAGGATTGAGTGAGATTGTAAGATTGGGGGTAAGATTGGGTGGTAAGCTTGAGACATTTTATGGGCTTGCTGGTATTGGAGATCTTATTCTAACGTGTACTGGTAGATATAGTAGAAATAGACAACTAGGTGAAATGATAGCAAAGGGTGTTAAACCAGAAGATTTTATATCTTCATCTAAAATGATTCCAGAGGGATATTACAATGTAGTCTCAATAAAAAAGCTTTCTGAAAAACAAGGTGTTGAACTTCCAATAGCAAATGAAGTTTATGAAATAATATACAACAATAAAAATCCTTTGAATTCTCTAAGGGATCTTATGTCAAGACAGCTAAAGTTGGAGTTTTAA
- the gltB gene encoding glutamate synthase large subunit: protein MDIDWRKFYENMHDECGVGFVADTRGHRSHSVVVDGINAVSNLTHRGAVSSDAKTGDGCGILTRIPYKFFKRVFNPSLEEGKFAVGVIFLPRDQNKKDIATKIINEVLNNRNFDVIGWRNVPVRKEFLGDSALESLPDIKQVFIHVDNSSKETERKLYITRKHIEYLFYRNNLENQCYIASLSSRTIVYKGLLIAPQLPNFFVDLGEEDFESDFVIFHQRYSTNTLPNWFIAQPFRMLAHNGEINTLQGNYYWMKSKESSFSESIWGEDTKYLKPVIWPYGSDSSQLDNALELLYMSGRDLLHSIMILVPEAYKYDPYIDSDVKAFFEYNLTISEPWDGPAALVMTDGEVIASILDRNGLRPTRYIITDERIILGSEVGMIEIDESKVVEKGKLGPGEIIAFDLINCKVLKNEEIKKKYSKKHPYSEWIKNIQVVKISDVPGENYHLSFEGEELIRQQRAFGYDAGEKEKQLAEMIKTGKEPVGAMGDDTPLAVLSFKPKSIFEYFRQRFAQVTNPPIDPYREKLVMSLDTYVGSYGDILVDKPENAKLLKFSSPIITDAELDYLKKLNNEDFKSIVIKTLYKSKDNSTNLEKELERIIEEGVRAARNGYNIIILSDKGVNREFTYVPILLASAGLHHRLIKEGIRAKCSIVVETGEARIDHHFAVLIGYGVSLINPYLAYDVVVDMAQSEDIEKQVEFPSDYTTVLRNYRSAIEAGLYKIMSKMGISDINSYRGAQIFEALGLSSELVDKYFTGTVTKIQGVGIKEIEKDYQEFYKKGYGDNFVPMVDDYGFYKYRKDGEFHEHNPEMLRAIQKATRQGDEEAYREFSKIVNTRQPSSLRDLLEIKSDRNPISVDEVESEYEIVKRFTTQAMSFGALSKEAHETIAIAMNRLGAKSNSGEGGELDERLYSESNSKIKQVASGRFGVTPSYLISAEEMEIKIAQGAKPGEGGQLPGKKVSGDIARARHTKPGISLISPPPHHDIYSIEDIAQLIYDLKHINPDGRVCVKLVSETGVGIVAAGVAKGYSDSIQISGHNGGTGASPWGSIKYAGMPWELGLAETQRILVDNGLRHKVKLRVDGGFKTGRDVIIAALLGGDEYGFGTMAMIAEGCIMARICHTNKCPVGVASQDPELRKRFPGKPEWVINYFIFVAREVREILAQMGYKKLDDIIGRTDLLKPKSEVYLPKTTNIDLSYLLQNYSNCDNNLLRYGGKKNDIPEKDHIDDTVINNEEFRKAVAEDNGEVNFELKIKNTDRTVGAKISNYIVKTYKKNNPLENANINITYRGSAGQSFGAFIVKGINLTLIGDANDYLGKGMFGGRIVVKPSENIKFDPSKNIIAGNVLLYGAIGGEVYIRGRVGERFAVRNSGAKAVVEGLGDHGCEYMTDGIVVVLGNVGKNFGAGMSGGLAFVLDEENRFQKLYNPQMVTIVKMTPNDEHISILKNMIENHYKYTQSTKAKEILDNFDKYVSLFWKVVPLSVEDSSMVKQYQEEQKQLSKTF from the coding sequence ATGGATATAGATTGGAGAAAGTTCTATGAAAACATGCATGATGAATGTGGAGTAGGTTTTGTTGCGGATACTAGAGGACACAGAAGTCATAGTGTTGTTGTTGACGGTATAAACGCAGTTTCCAATTTGACTCACAGAGGTGCCGTTAGTTCTGATGCAAAAACTGGTGACGGATGTGGAATACTCACTAGAATTCCTTATAAGTTCTTCAAGAGAGTTTTTAACCCTTCTCTTGAAGAAGGCAAATTCGCTGTAGGTGTTATATTTCTACCTAGAGATCAAAATAAAAAAGATATTGCCACAAAGATAATAAACGAAGTTCTTAACAATAGAAATTTCGATGTAATAGGGTGGAGAAATGTTCCTGTAAGAAAAGAATTCCTGGGAGATTCTGCTTTAGAAAGTCTTCCTGATATAAAGCAAGTTTTTATTCATGTCGATAACTCTTCTAAAGAAACAGAGAGAAAACTATATATAACCAGAAAACATATTGAATATCTTTTCTATCGGAATAACCTAGAAAATCAATGCTACATAGCTTCGCTATCTTCAAGAACTATAGTCTACAAAGGTCTTCTTATTGCCCCTCAACTTCCTAACTTTTTCGTTGACTTGGGAGAAGAAGATTTCGAATCAGATTTCGTTATTTTTCACCAAAGGTACAGTACTAATACGCTACCCAATTGGTTTATAGCTCAACCTTTTAGAATGCTAGCACATAATGGAGAGATAAATACTCTTCAAGGTAACTACTATTGGATGAAGTCAAAAGAATCATCTTTTAGCGAAAGCATTTGGGGAGAAGATACAAAATACTTAAAACCTGTGATATGGCCTTATGGTAGTGATTCTTCTCAATTAGACAATGCTCTTGAACTTCTCTACATGTCTGGTAGAGACTTACTACATTCTATTATGATTCTTGTACCAGAAGCATATAAATATGATCCCTACATAGATAGCGACGTTAAGGCCTTTTTTGAATATAATTTAACTATTTCTGAACCTTGGGACGGACCCGCAGCACTCGTTATGACAGATGGAGAAGTTATTGCATCTATACTTGACAGAAATGGATTAAGACCAACAAGATATATAATTACTGACGAAAGGATTATTTTAGGATCTGAAGTCGGAATGATAGAAATCGATGAAAGCAAAGTTGTCGAAAAAGGAAAGTTAGGACCTGGAGAAATAATCGCTTTTGACCTAATCAACTGCAAAGTCTTAAAGAATGAAGAAATAAAGAAAAAATACTCAAAGAAACATCCTTACTCAGAATGGATAAAAAACATTCAAGTTGTTAAGATTTCTGACGTACCAGGGGAAAACTATCATCTTTCTTTTGAAGGAGAAGAACTAATAAGACAGCAAAGAGCTTTTGGATATGACGCAGGAGAAAAAGAAAAACAACTCGCTGAAATGATAAAAACTGGAAAAGAACCTGTAGGGGCAATGGGAGATGATACTCCGCTAGCCGTCTTATCGTTTAAACCCAAGAGTATTTTTGAATACTTCAGACAGAGGTTTGCACAAGTTACTAATCCACCAATAGATCCATACCGAGAGAAATTAGTTATGTCTCTTGACACTTATGTGGGATCTTACGGAGACATATTAGTCGATAAACCTGAAAATGCTAAACTTCTCAAGTTTTCATCACCCATTATAACAGATGCTGAGCTTGATTATCTTAAAAAATTGAACAATGAAGATTTTAAATCAATCGTTATAAAGACACTATACAAATCAAAAGACAATTCAACTAACCTTGAAAAGGAACTTGAGAGGATTATAGAAGAAGGTGTCAGAGCTGCAAGAAATGGGTATAACATAATAATATTGAGTGACAAAGGAGTTAATAGAGAGTTTACTTATGTACCCATACTTCTTGCTAGTGCTGGATTACACCATAGGCTAATAAAAGAAGGTATCAGAGCAAAATGCTCTATAGTCGTTGAAACTGGTGAAGCTAGGATAGACCATCATTTTGCTGTACTTATTGGATATGGTGTTTCTTTGATAAATCCCTATCTTGCTTATGATGTTGTTGTAGATATGGCTCAATCAGAAGATATAGAAAAGCAAGTAGAGTTTCCTTCCGACTACACTACAGTTCTTAGAAACTATCGAAGTGCTATCGAAGCCGGACTTTATAAGATAATGTCAAAAATGGGAATATCCGACATAAATAGCTATAGAGGAGCTCAAATATTCGAAGCTTTAGGTTTATCAAGTGAGTTAGTCGATAAGTATTTTACAGGTACTGTCACTAAAATACAAGGAGTAGGTATTAAGGAAATAGAAAAAGATTATCAGGAGTTTTACAAGAAAGGTTACGGAGATAATTTTGTCCCCATGGTTGATGACTATGGTTTCTACAAATACAGAAAAGACGGAGAGTTTCATGAACATAATCCAGAGATGTTAAGAGCTATACAGAAAGCAACTAGGCAAGGTGATGAAGAAGCATACAGAGAATTTTCAAAAATTGTAAACACTAGACAGCCATCATCTTTGAGAGATTTGCTTGAGATAAAGAGTGATAGAAATCCAATATCTGTTGATGAAGTAGAGTCTGAATATGAGATAGTAAAAAGATTTACCACACAGGCAATGTCTTTTGGTGCCTTAAGTAAGGAAGCTCACGAAACCATCGCTATTGCTATGAATAGATTAGGAGCAAAGAGTAATAGTGGTGAAGGTGGAGAACTTGACGAACGTCTCTATAGCGAATCAAATAGTAAGATAAAGCAAGTTGCTTCAGGTAGATTTGGAGTTACTCCTTCTTATCTTATATCAGCAGAGGAGATGGAGATAAAGATAGCGCAAGGTGCTAAGCCCGGTGAAGGTGGACAATTACCAGGTAAGAAAGTCAGCGGCGATATAGCAAGAGCAAGGCATACAAAACCTGGTATAAGTCTTATATCTCCACCTCCTCATCATGACATCTACAGCATAGAAGATATAGCACAACTTATATATGACCTTAAGCACATAAATCCTGATGGCAGAGTTTGTGTGAAACTTGTTTCCGAAACTGGTGTTGGAATAGTAGCAGCAGGAGTAGCAAAAGGATATAGCGACAGTATACAAATAAGTGGGCATAATGGCGGCACAGGTGCATCTCCTTGGGGATCAATAAAGTATGCCGGTATGCCTTGGGAACTTGGACTTGCTGAAACTCAAAGAATATTAGTTGATAACGGTCTAAGACATAAAGTCAAGTTGAGAGTCGATGGTGGCTTCAAAACTGGTAGAGATGTTATCATAGCAGCCTTACTTGGTGGAGACGAGTATGGTTTTGGTACTATGGCTATGATCGCTGAAGGTTGTATAATGGCTAGGATATGTCATACCAATAAGTGTCCTGTAGGCGTTGCTTCACAAGACCCAGAACTCAGAAAAAGATTCCCAGGTAAACCAGAATGGGTGATAAATTACTTTATATTTGTCGCCAGGGAAGTCAGAGAAATACTCGCTCAAATGGGATATAAAAAACTCGATGATATAATAGGAAGAACAGATTTACTTAAACCCAAATCTGAAGTTTATCTACCAAAAACTACTAACATAGACTTATCCTATTTATTGCAAAATTACTCTAATTGTGATAATAATCTTTTGAGATACGGTGGTAAGAAAAACGATATACCAGAAAAAGATCATATTGATGATACTGTTATCAACAATGAGGAATTTAGAAAGGCTGTCGCGGAAGATAATGGTGAAGTTAATTTTGAACTTAAGATTAAAAATACAGATAGAACAGTGGGTGCAAAAATATCAAACTATATTGTCAAAACCTACAAGAAAAACAATCCACTTGAAAACGCAAATATAAACATAACATACAGAGGTAGTGCTGGCCAAAGCTTTGGTGCCTTCATAGTAAAAGGCATCAACTTAACCCTAATAGGTGATGCTAATGATTATCTTGGTAAAGGTATGTTCGGTGGTAGAATAGTCGTAAAACCTTCTGAAAATATTAAGTTTGATCCAAGTAAGAATATTATCGCTGGTAATGTTCTTTTGTATGGTGCTATAGGTGGTGAAGTTTATATAAGAGGTAGAGTAGGAGAAAGATTTGCCGTCAGAAACAGTGGAGCTAAGGCTGTGGTAGAAGGATTAGGTGATCATGGATGCGAATACATGACAGATGGTATTGTCGTGGTTTTAGGTAATGTAGGAAAGAATTTCGGTGCAGGAATGAGTGGTGGATTAGCTTTTGTGCTCGATGAAGAAAATAGATTCCAAAAACTCTATAATCCCCAAATGGTAACTATAGTCAAAATGACACCTAATGATGAGCATATCAGCATCCTAAAGAATATGATAGAAAATCATTACAAATACACTCAAAGTACTAAGGCAAAAGAGATTCTAGATAACTTTGATAAATATGTATCGCTATTCTGGAAGGTAGTACCACTTTCAGTTGAAGACTCATCTATGGTAAAACAATATCAGGAAGAACAAAAACAACTTTCAAAAACATTTTAG
- a CDS encoding rhomboid family intramembrane serine protease has translation MFIPLFDFEERDRWEGIGSVPKLLTPVMTLIIIICVLVFIYQTFFVKNENKFYMEWGAVPYEIIKAREQNSFFGYINLITYAFLHGGFFHLLGNMWFFFIFGNNVEKRMGSLVFILFYLSSAVVSALIHMYVLYPQEMLGIEKISARSSGELMIPLVGASGAVSAVLGAYLKYFPRNYVATLVLFFIITVIPVSASIFIGVWLIGQIANAILNPSSNIAWFAHIGGFLYGYIFATVYKGRSSQQTNYYYN, from the coding sequence ATGTTTATTCCTTTGTTTGACTTTGAAGAAAGAGATCGATGGGAAGGAATTGGAAGCGTTCCTAAACTACTTACCCCTGTAATGACATTAATAATAATAATATGTGTCCTAGTCTTCATCTACCAGACATTTTTTGTTAAAAACGAAAACAAGTTCTATATGGAATGGGGAGCAGTTCCTTATGAGATTATAAAAGCAAGAGAGCAGAATTCGTTTTTCGGCTATATAAATCTAATAACTTATGCTTTTTTACATGGTGGTTTTTTCCATTTACTTGGGAACATGTGGTTTTTTTTCATTTTTGGCAACAATGTTGAAAAAAGAATGGGTTCATTGGTCTTTATTTTGTTTTATCTAAGCTCCGCAGTGGTTTCAGCTCTTATACACATGTATGTACTTTATCCGCAAGAAATGCTAGGAATAGAAAAAATCTCAGCTAGATCCTCCGGTGAACTAATGATACCTTTAGTAGGTGCTAGTGGTGCAGTTAGTGCTGTCCTAGGAGCTTACCTAAAGTACTTTCCTAGAAATTACGTTGCTACTCTTGTCTTATTCTTCATAATAACTGTCATTCCAGTATCTGCTTCAATATTTATAGGGGTATGGCTTATAGGACAAATCGCAAACGCAATACTAAATCCATCATCAAACATCGCATGGTTCGCACACATAGGTGGTTTCCTATATGGGTACATTTTTGCAACTGTCTACAAAGGTAGATCATCTCAACAAACAAATTACTATTACAACTAG
- a CDS encoding cytochrome c biogenesis protein CcdA has product MYVDIGILVAFVAGILSFLSPCILPLVLPYISFISGISVLNMKDKNITTRDRVLIILSTAYFVLGFTIVFLLFGIVAGQIGGILISIKDIMSRIAGIIILAFGLHLIGIIRISFLDYERRITSFTPEKSNFFTSFVMGLLFAFGWTPCIGPILGGITSIAFYSGNLIYGGVLLFVYSLGLSIPFLLVSIFINSAVSLISKLKKVVKVVEVTSGIILILIGLALVTDSLGIISGYLLDLFPFLGTLG; this is encoded by the coding sequence ATGTATGTAGATATAGGTATTCTTGTTGCTTTTGTTGCGGGTATATTATCTTTTCTTTCTCCTTGTATACTACCTTTAGTTTTACCTTACATTTCTTTTATATCTGGGATATCGGTATTGAACATGAAGGATAAGAATATAACAACAAGAGATAGAGTATTGATAATATTGTCTACGGCTTATTTTGTGTTAGGATTCACAATTGTATTTTTGCTATTTGGGATAGTAGCTGGACAGATTGGAGGTATTCTTATATCTATCAAGGATATTATGTCTAGGATTGCGGGGATTATAATATTGGCGTTTGGATTACATTTGATAGGGATAATTAGAATATCGTTTCTTGACTATGAGAGGAGAATAACAAGCTTTACTCCTGAGAAGTCAAACTTTTTTACTTCTTTTGTTATGGGATTATTATTTGCGTTTGGATGGACACCTTGTATAGGACCTATTCTTGGTGGTATTACTAGTATAGCATTTTATAGTGGTAATTTGATCTATGGGGGGGTGTTACTTTTTGTTTATTCTTTGGGTTTATCGATACCATTTTTGTTGGTATCAATATTTATAAACTCTGCAGTTTCATTAATATCAAAACTAAAGAAAGTTGTTAAAGTTGTTGAGGTGACAAGTGGAATTATACTAATACTCATAGGGTTAGCATTGGTTACAGATTCGCTTGGGATAATATCTGGATATTTGCTTGATTTATTTCCATTCTTAGGAACGCTAGGATAA
- the cheB gene encoding chemotaxis-specific protein-glutamate methyltransferase CheB, translated as MDKIEVLVVDDSALMRKMISDILSSHPMIEAKDTAINGKVALNKLKKNTYDVILLDIEMPEMDGLQFLDEYIKLGINTPVIILSSFAKRGAEVTIKALSLGAKDFITKPSGPISIDIEKVKNQILEKVLVWGLKSPRNTKTEDVEITPNLSIVETKHVEFRNPSIREVVAKKNILPKVLGIGISTGGPPTIRKFLSSLGNNFPLGIVIAQHMPEFFTSEFAKSLELSFPHFTIVESKEYDIVVPGKIIIAKGGKHIIIDSKDNRVFTRTVDDDRFIFRPSVDMLFESMANSLGRNAIGIIMTGMGSDGAKGLKKLHDAGAITIAQGEKSSVIFGMPKSAIKMSAVDFVWELDEMGQNLNQLLSLLL; from the coding sequence ATGGACAAGATAGAAGTTCTAGTAGTAGATGATTCTGCTTTAATGAGAAAGATGATTAGCGATATTCTTTCATCTCATCCGATGATCGAAGCAAAAGATACTGCGATTAATGGTAAGGTAGCATTAAATAAACTAAAGAAGAATACATATGATGTTATACTACTTGACATAGAAATGCCTGAGATGGATGGACTACAGTTTTTGGATGAATACATAAAATTAGGTATAAATACACCCGTTATAATACTATCTTCTTTTGCCAAAAGAGGTGCCGAAGTAACAATAAAAGCATTATCTCTTGGAGCCAAAGACTTTATAACCAAACCTTCCGGACCTATATCTATCGATATTGAAAAGGTGAAAAATCAAATACTTGAGAAAGTTTTGGTTTGGGGTTTAAAGAGTCCAAGAAATACAAAAACTGAGGATGTTGAAATTACTCCTAACTTATCAATAGTTGAAACCAAACACGTAGAGTTTCGGAATCCCTCCATACGAGAGGTAGTAGCAAAGAAAAACATATTGCCCAAAGTTTTAGGTATAGGTATATCTACAGGTGGCCCTCCAACAATAAGAAAGTTTTTATCCAGTTTGGGAAACAATTTCCCTCTAGGTATAGTTATAGCACAGCATATGCCTGAGTTTTTTACTTCAGAGTTTGCTAAATCTCTTGAACTTTCGTTTCCACATTTTACTATCGTTGAATCAAAAGAATATGATATTGTAGTTCCAGGTAAGATAATAATAGCAAAAGGGGGTAAGCATATCATCATTGACTCAAAAGACAATAGAGTTTTTACGAGAACAGTTGATGATGATAGGTTTATCTTTAGACCCTCTGTAGATATGTTATTTGAGAGTATGGCAAATAGCTTAGGAAGAAATGCTATTGGTATTATAATGACAGGTATGGGATCTGATGGAGCAAAAGGACTTAAGAAGTTACACGATGCTGGAGCTATAACTATAGCACAGGGAGAAAAATCATCCGTAATATTCGGTATGCCTAAAAGTGCTATAAAGATGTCAGCTGTGGACTTTGTATGGGAACTTGATGAAATGGGACAAAACCTAAACCAGCTATTATCCTTACTCTTATAG
- a CDS encoding flagellar biosynthetic protein FliR, whose protein sequence is MPVDITNFLIYNFQFFLIAFARGIGFLTILPLFGGVNVPNRIRVSLSFFLSYMAFPILTQLGYEIPTSLGGFFFILLGELIIGLLMGFFVYLIFIAFQLAAQIFSTVFGIGFVEVVDPLSETSIPTYGTLLLIFATLVFVSIDGPFLSFQAFIESYRKIWPYNLDLDNIKTISQFIVSGFNAMFSIAIKISLPIIAVILAIDIVVGVIAKTAPQMNVLNLSFDVKIVVGLILVIIFALPILTIMQDTLKEAFYKLWSFMKLFKV, encoded by the coding sequence ATGCCAGTTGATATAACCAACTTTCTTATATACAACTTTCAGTTTTTTCTTATTGCTTTTGCAAGAGGAATAGGGTTTTTAACTATACTACCATTATTTGGAGGAGTTAATGTTCCTAATAGAATAAGAGTCTCTTTATCTTTTTTCCTATCATACATGGCTTTTCCTATACTAACCCAACTGGGATACGAAATTCCAACATCACTTGGTGGTTTCTTCTTCATACTTTTGGGAGAACTTATAATAGGACTACTCATGGGATTTTTTGTTTATCTTATATTTATAGCATTTCAATTAGCAGCTCAGATATTTTCAACTGTTTTTGGTATTGGATTTGTTGAAGTAGTTGATCCTTTATCTGAAACTAGCATACCAACTTACGGAACGCTACTACTTATATTCGCTACTCTTGTCTTCGTATCAATAGATGGTCCATTCCTATCTTTCCAAGCGTTTATCGAAAGCTATAGAAAAATATGGCCATATAATTTGGATTTAGACAATATCAAAACAATATCACAATTCATAGTAAGTGGCTTCAACGCTATGTTCTCTATTGCTATTAAAATATCTCTACCTATTATAGCAGTTATTCTTGCTATTGATATAGTTGTAGGAGTTATAGCTAAAACTGCTCCTCAGATGAACGTCTTAAACTTAAGCTTTGACGTAAAGATAGTTGTTGGACTAATACTAGTAATAATATTTGCTCTACCTATTCTGACAATTATGCAAGATACATTAAAAGAAGCATTTTACAAACTTTGGTCCTTCATGAAACTGTTTAAAGTTTAA
- a CDS encoding GGDEF domain-containing protein, protein MFERKISKILRQKVIDLLNQEYALGDVFFDKLEELYNSVDDPKDKESFFSSFLYILSHLEFNEEVAKLHWYNIVERHRELVKKLGRNVSIRTSVIDYFTYNNSTLKNPVVIEIFLYDSSEMKVFVDEMTGVYNYRYFKEALWSETRRSERYNLVFSLAIIDIDNLKNINVRFGEDKGNAVIKTLAKVIDLNKRAEDTICRYGGDEFIVLLPETSKSGAIAFISRIKRKFEEALREKDINATISVGISEFPSDTKDPALLIELADKALYTAKFRGKDRIIAWSKDLL, encoded by the coding sequence ATGTTTGAAAGGAAGATAAGTAAAATTTTGAGACAAAAGGTAATAGATCTTTTAAATCAAGAATATGCACTTGGTGATGTATTTTTTGATAAGTTGGAAGAATTGTACAACTCAGTTGATGATCCAAAAGACAAGGAAAGCTTTTTTTCTTCTTTTTTGTACATACTGTCTCATCTAGAGTTTAATGAAGAGGTAGCAAAGTTACATTGGTATAATATAGTAGAAAGGCATAGAGAACTTGTAAAGAAACTTGGAAGAAATGTGAGTATAAGAACATCTGTTATTGACTATTTTACATACAATAATAGTACACTTAAAAATCCAGTTGTTATTGAGATATTCTTGTATGATTCGTCTGAGATGAAGGTTTTTGTAGATGAGATGACAGGTGTTTATAACTACAGGTATTTCAAAGAAGCACTTTGGAGTGAAACGAGAAGGTCCGAGAGATACAATCTAGTTTTTTCTCTTGCTATAATAGATATAGATAATCTTAAGAACATAAATGTAAGGTTTGGTGAGGATAAAGGTAATGCTGTAATAAAAACACTAGCTAAGGTGATAGATCTGAATAAAAGAGCAGAGGATACTATATGTAGGTATGGTGGAGATGAGTTTATAGTACTATTACCAGAAACAAGTAAATCTGGAGCTATAGCATTTATAAGCAGGATAAAGAGAAAATTTGAAGAAGCACTTAGAGAAAAGGATATAAACGCAACAATAAGTGTAGGGATAAGTGAATTTCCATCAGATACAAAAGATCCAGCATTGTTAATTGAACTAGCGGATAAAGCACTATATACAGCAAAATTTAGAGGTAAGGACAGAATAATTGCATGGAGTAAAGATTTACTATAA
- the smpB gene encoding SsrA-binding protein SmpB, whose protein sequence is MSIEIVSTNRKAKKNYEIFDTYEAGIELKGSEIKSIREHRVNIDDSFCLVENGEIFVHNMHISPYHASSVFRPDPDRKRKLLLHKKEIDRISGQISRKGFTVIPLKVYIKNGKWCKVEIGVCKGKKEYDKREDLKKKDIELEMKRIKSRYI, encoded by the coding sequence ATGTCAATAGAGATAGTTTCGACAAATAGGAAAGCCAAAAAGAACTATGAAATATTCGATACCTACGAAGCAGGAATTGAACTAAAGGGAAGTGAAATTAAGTCAATTAGGGAACACAGAGTTAATATAGATGATAGTTTTTGCCTAGTAGAAAATGGTGAGATATTTGTGCATAATATGCATATATCACCGTATCATGCTTCTAGTGTTTTCAGGCCAGATCCTGATAGAAAAAGGAAACTACTTTTACACAAGAAAGAAATAGATAGAATATCAGGTCAGATATCGAGAAAAGGTTTTACGGTGATACCCTTGAAAGTTTATATAAAGAATGGAAAATGGTGTAAAGTTGAAATAGGTGTATGCAAGGGTAAGAAAGAATATGATAAGAGAGAGGATTTAAAGAAAAAAGATATTGAGTTAGAGATGAAAAGGATAAAGAGTAGATATATTTAG